One Ostrea edulis chromosome 2, xbOstEdul1.1, whole genome shotgun sequence genomic region harbors:
- the LOC125679595 gene encoding uncharacterized protein LOC125679595, which yields MEALLIPEIIPFGQHQMEGMMCCSPLSTFGDDFTLILRENTQTQQNEIREGKTEKSMELLAEDSEEEKTKPFALTDDTFMRSKENTATEDKEVKMHPEKKYTKKSKIPDDISEKYGCQPHKTPRKREKLEKKRKKWKPLSNEEMGFKVSLFPRPVSDNINIDADAAKLFDKIESECDERESFTVKFEKFQCMEGSCKNIKVVIRADRDRKVEKAYKQVKTKYCLSVKNNNGRKHLHINHRVYKLMIMEITTSLNYIPSKKKEKIIISRELKKITTSSSKQKSSRPDVIAPRPPPQNLAFALDNNNAASDIDSAIVNILIGLQHRDLTPEDYELLLRLDEQVAPKTVSSNTVENFKTETIDADVAGELCAICMEVYEIGQTRKFLPCDHAFHSKCIEMWLSNSSVNCPIDNLPVEPS from the coding sequence ATGGAAGCACTTTTGATTCCTGAAATTATTCCCTTTGGGCAACATCAAATGGAAGGCATGATGTGCTGCAGCCCACTCTCTACATTTGGCGATGACTTCACATTAATATTACGCGAAAATACACAGACTCAGCAAAACGAGATCCGTGAAGGAAAAACAGAGAAATCAATGGAGCTTCTTGCTGAAGACTCGGAAGAGGAAAAGACAAAACCATTCGCATTGACAGATGACACATTTATGAGAAGCAAAGAAAACACGGCGACAGAGGACAAGGAGGTTAAAATGCATCCGGAAAAGAAGTACACCAAGAAATCTAAAATTCCTGATGACATCTCAGAAAAATACGGCTGCCAGCCACACAAAACACCCAGAAAAAGGGAAAAATTagagaaaaaaaggaaaaaatggAAGCCATTATCAAATGAAGAAATGGGATTTAAAGTCTCTTTATTCCCAAGGCCAGTATCTGACAATATCAATATTGATGCTGATGCAGCGAAACTTTTTGATAAAATTGAGAGTGAATGTGATGAGCGGGAAAGCTTTACtgtgaaatttgaaaaatttcaatgcATGGAGGGatcatgtaaaaatattaaAGTAGTAATTCGTGCTGATCGCGACAGAAAGGTGGAGAAAGCGTATAAACAAGTGAAAACCAAATACTGTCTTAGTGTGAAAAATAATAATGGGCGAAAACATCTGCATATTAATCACAGAGTTTATAAACTAATGATAATGGAAATAACAACAAGTCTGAATTATATACCAAGCAAGAAAAAAGAGAAGATCATCATAAGCAGAGAACTTAAGAAAATCACTACATCTTCCTCGAAACAGAAATCCAGTAGGCCTGATGTAATAGCCCCACGCCCCCCACCTCAGAATCTGGCCTTTGCCCTGGATAATAACAATGCCGCTTCTGACATCGACAGTGCTATAGTGAACATTCTGATTGGTCTACAACACAGGGATCTGACCCCCGAGGACTACGAGTTGCTGCTGAGACTCGATGAACAGGTGGCTCCTAAAACCGTGTCCTCCAACACGGTGGAAAACTTCAAAACCGAGACAATTGATGCAGATGTGGCTGGTGAACTTTGTGCCATTTGTATGGAGGTCTATGAAATCGGACAGACTCGTAAATTTTTACCCTGTGATCATGCTTTCCACTCTAAATGTATCGAGATGTGGCTAAGCAACTCCTCGGTAAACTGTCCAATTGATAATTTACCAGTGGAGCCATCATAA
- the LOC125679597 gene encoding uncharacterized protein LOC125679597, translating to MEESPTPYHHVKFKELESSGLKNVVQMRTTFNVYLDLCEVRGWWNVKLHCCLDLDLAFISGHPTREEPREIVLPILSSDSISPDCLQQYLQNIKVDGYETQGCVV from the exons ATGGAGGAGAGTCCCACACCATACCATCATGTGAAG TTTAAAGAGTTGGAGAGTTCTGGTCTGAAGAATGTGGTACAGATGAGAACAACATTTAATGTTTATCTAGACTTATGTGAAG TAAGAGGATGGTGGAATGTTAAGCTGCATTGTTgccttgaccttgacctagcTTTTATATCTGGTCACCCTACAAGGGAGGAACCACGAGAAATTGTCCTGCCAATACTGAGTTCAGACAGCATCAGTCCTGATTGTTTACAGCAGtatctacaaaatataaaagtggATGGTTACGAAACTCAGGGGTGTGTAGtataa
- the LOC125681814 gene encoding uncharacterized protein LOC125681814 produces MISTNSRVTILIAAVYMYSLPKALTAKKYAMDDKCDKTIQMDGNIFHTASIQQTFRDNYALNSKCHVIFETMNSYRFIIVFKRLDIEFEPLCDDDNLRIIDGNSTAHPTVDGLPSKICGQEKPPGSYVSKSNQIMMAFHSDFYDVRDGFEIILTTFREAPCDEEEEFKCRNGRCISILLHCDGENNCGDYSDECQWTAGVLVGILGAVIFITIIGIVAVRFARKKRLLSKPKKGKKEMTSDKVMEILSTPVSDIKLPCEHHRKSMSKRSLAIFPDSHQPQCHKYTINAEGVANN; encoded by the exons ATGATTTCGACCAACAGTCGAGTGACAATCTTGATCGCAGCGgtttacatgtatagtttacCAAAAGCGCTGACAGCAAAGAAAT ATGCAATGGATGACAAATGCGACAAAACAATCCAAATGGATGGCAATATTTTCCACACGGCAAGCATTCAACAAACCTTCAGAGATAATTACGCACTCAATAGTAAATGTCATGTGATATTTGAGACAATGAACTCTTATCGCTTCATCATTGTGTTCAAGCGTCTGGACATCGAGTTCGAACCCCTGTGTGACGACGACAACTTACGAATAATTGATGGAAACTCCACGGCTCATCCAACAGTTGACG GTTTACCCTCCAAAATATGCGGACAAGAGAAACCGCCAGGTTCTTACGTTTCCAAATCGAACCAGATTATGATGGCGTTTCACAGTGACTTCTATGACGTCAGAGACGGGTTCGAAATCATTCTTACCACTTTCCGAGAGG CACCTTGTGATGAAGAGGAGGAGTTTAAGTGTAGGAATGGACGGTGTATCTCGATTCTGCTTCACTGTGACGGAGAGAACAATTGCGGAGACTACTCAGACGAGTGTCAATGGACCGCGGGAGTTCTAGTGGGTATTCTGGGAGCCGTCATCTTTATCACCATCATAGGCATTGTGGCTGTAAGGTTTGCCAGAAAGAAGCGATTGCTCTCAAAGCCTAAAAAG GGAAAGAAAGAGATGACGTCGGATAAGGTGATGGAGATTTTATCGACACCAGTGTCCGACATCAAGTTACCATGTGAGCACCATAGAAAAAGCATGTCTAAAAGATCTCTTGCCATCTTTCCCGACTCCCATCAACCACAATGTCACAAGTACACAATCAATGCAGAGGGCGTGGCAAATAATTGA
- the LOC125680089 gene encoding tripartite motif-containing protein 45-like isoform X2 yields the protein MDAEDQNECLSGDEEISRLPGSDSAPCTMCVEEPDSTAVIYCDECQEKMCEMCAFFHGRLRRTQHHQLTDIQNSGGSQRKHYLSCLERGRKDVSMNETLVNHISEEMNSKVLLFDRLIQRCDDVEMESNQLSQDIEKEINFHFDNYIESLEKHRIQLQEQVRAISTRHNDDIISQKSELCNFKENVDEVYDILRSMNSDDVSSDWSRLSKLLLTIRRANVQVSALEMSFCPDSEGPVIDNYQFYGQLITGHVSPAKCFINHSGLDTARVRHKLSILLHVIQEEGKPYPCSAEIRARILDPSGCICLPREAKNNLNGTWTLEFLPCEAGKHVLYVTVNGHPIKTKSFVFHVKHGWREHTGRWHCCSACSGNKSDYEQCTYGSHLTDDFLCNHSSVIHPEAPHWSCCGKLTRHSECDVLTRTKTFNQTKQYTRPISKCSIDLDLINSAVKEVTL from the exons ATGGATGCCGAGGACCAAAATGAATGTTTATCAGGAGATGAGGAGATATCTAGGCTACCAGGCAGCGATTCAGCACCGTGTACCATGTGTGTGGAGGAACCCGATTCAACGGCTGTGATATATTGTGATGAATGTCAGGAAAAGATGTGTGAAATGTGTGCATTTTTCCATGGGAGGCTCAGAAGAACTCAACATCATCAGCTTACTGATATTCAAAATTCAGGAGGATCACAAAGGAAACATTACTTGTCGTGTCTAGAAAGAGGGAGAAAAGATGTCAGTATGAACGAAACGCTTGTAAATCACATCTCCGAAGAAATGAATTCTAAAGTGCTTTTGTTTGATCGTCTGATACAAAGATGTGATGACGTAGAAATGGAATCAAATCAACTATCTCAAgacattgaaaaagaaataaattttcatttcgACAACTACATTGAATCATTGGAGAAGCATAGGATCCAACTTCAGGAGCAGGTGCGAGCCATTTCTACCAGACACAATGACGATATCATAAGCCAAAAATCAGAGCTCTGCaactttaaagaaaatgttgatGAAGTCTATGATATACTGCGTTCCATGAATTCGGATGACGTTAGCAGTGACTGGAGCAGGTTGTCCAAACTCCTACTGACCATACGACGAGCCAATGTCCAAGTGTCCGCTCTAGAGATGTCTTTCTGTCCAGACTCTGAAGGTCCAGTCATCGACAATTACCAATTCTACGGCCAATTAATAACCGGACATGTGAGTCCAGCAAAATGCTTCATAAATCACTCAG GGTTAGATACAGCGAGGGTCAGACATAAATTGTCCATTTTACTTCATGTTATACAAGAGGAAGGAAAACCATATCCCTGCTCGGCAGAAATTCGGGCCAGAATTCTAGATCCGTCGGGGTGTATCTG TTTACCAAGAGAAGCAAAAAATAACTTGAACGGAACATGGACATTGGAGTTTTTACCATGTGAGGCTGGAAAACATGTGCTCTACGTCACAGTGAATGGACATCCAATAAAG ACGAAATCCTTTGTTTTCCACGTGAAACACGGTTGGCGAGAACACACCGGTAGGTGGCATTGCTGCTCCGCCTGTTCCGGAAACAAAAGTGATTACGAACAATGTACATACGGATCTCATCTGACAG ATGATTTCCTCTGCAATCATAGTTCCGTCATTCATCCTGAAGCCCCACACTGGTCGTGCTGTGGAAAACTGACGAGACATTCCGAATGTGATGTACTTACTAGGACGAAGACATTCAATCAGACCAAACAGTACACCAGACCAATATCAAAATGTAgtattgaccttgacctcataaACTCCGCTGTCAAGGAAGTTACATTGTAA
- the LOC125680089 gene encoding tripartite motif-containing protein 45-like isoform X4, translating to MDAEDQNECLSGDEEISRLPGSDSAPCTMCVEEPDSTAVIYCDECQEKMCEMCAFFHGRLRRTQHHQLTDIQNSGGSQRKHYLSCLERGRKDVSMNETLVNHISEEMNSKVLLFDRLIQRCDDVEMESNQLSQDIEKEINFHFDNYIESLEKHRIQLQEQVRAISTRHNDDIISQKSELCNFKENVDEVYDILRSMNSDDVSSDWSRLSKLLLTIRRANVQVSALEMSFCPDSEGPVIDNYQFYGQLITGHVSPAKCFINHSGLDTARVRHKLSILLHVIQEEGKPYPCSAEIRARILDPSGCICLPREAKNNLNGTWTLEFLPCEAGKHVLYVTVNGHPIKTKSFVFHVKHGWREHTGRWHCCSACSGNKNDFLCNHSSVIHPEAPHWSCCGKLTRHSECDVLTRTKTFNQTKQYTRPISKCSIDLDLINSAVKEVTL from the exons ATGGATGCCGAGGACCAAAATGAATGTTTATCAGGAGATGAGGAGATATCTAGGCTACCAGGCAGCGATTCAGCACCGTGTACCATGTGTGTGGAGGAACCCGATTCAACGGCTGTGATATATTGTGATGAATGTCAGGAAAAGATGTGTGAAATGTGTGCATTTTTCCATGGGAGGCTCAGAAGAACTCAACATCATCAGCTTACTGATATTCAAAATTCAGGAGGATCACAAAGGAAACATTACTTGTCGTGTCTAGAAAGAGGGAGAAAAGATGTCAGTATGAACGAAACGCTTGTAAATCACATCTCCGAAGAAATGAATTCTAAAGTGCTTTTGTTTGATCGTCTGATACAAAGATGTGATGACGTAGAAATGGAATCAAATCAACTATCTCAAgacattgaaaaagaaataaattttcatttcgACAACTACATTGAATCATTGGAGAAGCATAGGATCCAACTTCAGGAGCAGGTGCGAGCCATTTCTACCAGACACAATGACGATATCATAAGCCAAAAATCAGAGCTCTGCaactttaaagaaaatgttgatGAAGTCTATGATATACTGCGTTCCATGAATTCGGATGACGTTAGCAGTGACTGGAGCAGGTTGTCCAAACTCCTACTGACCATACGACGAGCCAATGTCCAAGTGTCCGCTCTAGAGATGTCTTTCTGTCCAGACTCTGAAGGTCCAGTCATCGACAATTACCAATTCTACGGCCAATTAATAACCGGACATGTGAGTCCAGCAAAATGCTTCATAAATCACTCAG GGTTAGATACAGCGAGGGTCAGACATAAATTGTCCATTTTACTTCATGTTATACAAGAGGAAGGAAAACCATATCCCTGCTCGGCAGAAATTCGGGCCAGAATTCTAGATCCGTCGGGGTGTATCTG TTTACCAAGAGAAGCAAAAAATAACTTGAACGGAACATGGACATTGGAGTTTTTACCATGTGAGGCTGGAAAACATGTGCTCTACGTCACAGTGAATGGACATCCAATAAAG ACGAAATCCTTTGTTTTCCACGTGAAACACGGTTGGCGAGAACACACCGGTAGGTGGCATTGCTGCTCCGCCTGTTCCGGAAACAAAA ATGATTTCCTCTGCAATCATAGTTCCGTCATTCATCCTGAAGCCCCACACTGGTCGTGCTGTGGAAAACTGACGAGACATTCCGAATGTGATGTACTTACTAGGACGAAGACATTCAATCAGACCAAACAGTACACCAGACCAATATCAAAATGTAgtattgaccttgacctcataaACTCCGCTGTCAAGGAAGTTACATTGTAA
- the LOC125680089 gene encoding tripartite motif-containing protein 45-like isoform X3: MDAEDQNECLSGDEEISRLPGSDSAPCTMCVEEPDSTAVIYCDECQEKMCEMCAFFHGRLRRTQHHQLTDIQNSGGSQRKHYLSCLERGRKDVSMNETLVNHISEEMNSKVLLFDRLIQRCDDVEMESNQLSQDIEKEINFHFDNYIESLEKHRIQLQEQVRAISTRHNDDIISQKSELCNFKENVDEVYDILRSMNSDDVSSDWSRLSKLLLTIRRANVQVSALEMSFCPDSEGPVIDNYQFYGQLITGHVSPAKCFINHSGLDTARVRHKLSILLHVIQEEGKPYPCSAEIRARILDPSGCICLPREAKNNLNGTWTLEFLPCEAGKHVLYVTVNGHPIKTKSFVFHVKHGWREHTGRWHCCSACSGNKISDDFLCNHSSVIHPEAPHWSCCGKLTRHSECDVLTRTKTFNQTKQYTRPISKCSIDLDLINSAVKEVTL, from the exons ATGGATGCCGAGGACCAAAATGAATGTTTATCAGGAGATGAGGAGATATCTAGGCTACCAGGCAGCGATTCAGCACCGTGTACCATGTGTGTGGAGGAACCCGATTCAACGGCTGTGATATATTGTGATGAATGTCAGGAAAAGATGTGTGAAATGTGTGCATTTTTCCATGGGAGGCTCAGAAGAACTCAACATCATCAGCTTACTGATATTCAAAATTCAGGAGGATCACAAAGGAAACATTACTTGTCGTGTCTAGAAAGAGGGAGAAAAGATGTCAGTATGAACGAAACGCTTGTAAATCACATCTCCGAAGAAATGAATTCTAAAGTGCTTTTGTTTGATCGTCTGATACAAAGATGTGATGACGTAGAAATGGAATCAAATCAACTATCTCAAgacattgaaaaagaaataaattttcatttcgACAACTACATTGAATCATTGGAGAAGCATAGGATCCAACTTCAGGAGCAGGTGCGAGCCATTTCTACCAGACACAATGACGATATCATAAGCCAAAAATCAGAGCTCTGCaactttaaagaaaatgttgatGAAGTCTATGATATACTGCGTTCCATGAATTCGGATGACGTTAGCAGTGACTGGAGCAGGTTGTCCAAACTCCTACTGACCATACGACGAGCCAATGTCCAAGTGTCCGCTCTAGAGATGTCTTTCTGTCCAGACTCTGAAGGTCCAGTCATCGACAATTACCAATTCTACGGCCAATTAATAACCGGACATGTGAGTCCAGCAAAATGCTTCATAAATCACTCAG GGTTAGATACAGCGAGGGTCAGACATAAATTGTCCATTTTACTTCATGTTATACAAGAGGAAGGAAAACCATATCCCTGCTCGGCAGAAATTCGGGCCAGAATTCTAGATCCGTCGGGGTGTATCTG TTTACCAAGAGAAGCAAAAAATAACTTGAACGGAACATGGACATTGGAGTTTTTACCATGTGAGGCTGGAAAACATGTGCTCTACGTCACAGTGAATGGACATCCAATAAAG ACGAAATCCTTTGTTTTCCACGTGAAACACGGTTGGCGAGAACACACCGGTAGGTGGCATTGCTGCTCCGCCTGTTCCGGAAACAAAA TTTCAGATGATTTCCTCTGCAATCATAGTTCCGTCATTCATCCTGAAGCCCCACACTGGTCGTGCTGTGGAAAACTGACGAGACATTCCGAATGTGATGTACTTACTAGGACGAAGACATTCAATCAGACCAAACAGTACACCAGACCAATATCAAAATGTAgtattgaccttgacctcataaACTCCGCTGTCAAGGAAGTTACATTGTAA
- the LOC125680089 gene encoding tripartite motif-containing protein 45-like isoform X1 — MDAEDQNECLSGDEEISRLPGSDSAPCTMCVEEPDSTAVIYCDECQEKMCEMCAFFHGRLRRTQHHQLTDIQNSGGSQRKHYLSCLERGRKDVSMNETLVNHISEEMNSKVLLFDRLIQRCDDVEMESNQLSQDIEKEINFHFDNYIESLEKHRIQLQEQVRAISTRHNDDIISQKSELCNFKENVDEVYDILRSMNSDDVSSDWSRLSKLLLTIRRANVQVSALEMSFCPDSEGPVIDNYQFYGQLITGHVSPAKCFINHSGLDTARVRHKLSILLHVIQEEGKPYPCSAEIRARILDPSGCICLPREAKNNLNGTWTLEFLPCEAGKHVLYVTVNGHPIKTKSFVFHVKHGWREHTGRWHCCSACSGNKSDYEQCTYGSHLTVSDDFLCNHSSVIHPEAPHWSCCGKLTRHSECDVLTRTKTFNQTKQYTRPISKCSIDLDLINSAVKEVTL, encoded by the exons ATGGATGCCGAGGACCAAAATGAATGTTTATCAGGAGATGAGGAGATATCTAGGCTACCAGGCAGCGATTCAGCACCGTGTACCATGTGTGTGGAGGAACCCGATTCAACGGCTGTGATATATTGTGATGAATGTCAGGAAAAGATGTGTGAAATGTGTGCATTTTTCCATGGGAGGCTCAGAAGAACTCAACATCATCAGCTTACTGATATTCAAAATTCAGGAGGATCACAAAGGAAACATTACTTGTCGTGTCTAGAAAGAGGGAGAAAAGATGTCAGTATGAACGAAACGCTTGTAAATCACATCTCCGAAGAAATGAATTCTAAAGTGCTTTTGTTTGATCGTCTGATACAAAGATGTGATGACGTAGAAATGGAATCAAATCAACTATCTCAAgacattgaaaaagaaataaattttcatttcgACAACTACATTGAATCATTGGAGAAGCATAGGATCCAACTTCAGGAGCAGGTGCGAGCCATTTCTACCAGACACAATGACGATATCATAAGCCAAAAATCAGAGCTCTGCaactttaaagaaaatgttgatGAAGTCTATGATATACTGCGTTCCATGAATTCGGATGACGTTAGCAGTGACTGGAGCAGGTTGTCCAAACTCCTACTGACCATACGACGAGCCAATGTCCAAGTGTCCGCTCTAGAGATGTCTTTCTGTCCAGACTCTGAAGGTCCAGTCATCGACAATTACCAATTCTACGGCCAATTAATAACCGGACATGTGAGTCCAGCAAAATGCTTCATAAATCACTCAG GGTTAGATACAGCGAGGGTCAGACATAAATTGTCCATTTTACTTCATGTTATACAAGAGGAAGGAAAACCATATCCCTGCTCGGCAGAAATTCGGGCCAGAATTCTAGATCCGTCGGGGTGTATCTG TTTACCAAGAGAAGCAAAAAATAACTTGAACGGAACATGGACATTGGAGTTTTTACCATGTGAGGCTGGAAAACATGTGCTCTACGTCACAGTGAATGGACATCCAATAAAG ACGAAATCCTTTGTTTTCCACGTGAAACACGGTTGGCGAGAACACACCGGTAGGTGGCATTGCTGCTCCGCCTGTTCCGGAAACAAAAGTGATTACGAACAATGTACATACGGATCTCATCTGACAG TTTCAGATGATTTCCTCTGCAATCATAGTTCCGTCATTCATCCTGAAGCCCCACACTGGTCGTGCTGTGGAAAACTGACGAGACATTCCGAATGTGATGTACTTACTAGGACGAAGACATTCAATCAGACCAAACAGTACACCAGACCAATATCAAAATGTAgtattgaccttgacctcataaACTCCGCTGTCAAGGAAGTTACATTGTAA